One window from the genome of Musa acuminata AAA Group cultivar baxijiao chromosome BXJ1-4, Cavendish_Baxijiao_AAA, whole genome shotgun sequence encodes:
- the LOC103980237 gene encoding uncharacterized protein LOC103980237, producing MGMEAEDGRMSLSDTVFSFLEEGERGAEASYGSSCGGYGDDGFDSGDEGTSESSAKNEAFWESQKQLLQEALSRTSSTEAKLLQRTKYLVNKMLQADPVDCTCSNRMAKECRNCALACIAQQLRELGYDSALCKSKWRRSADIPSGQHSYIDVVMEARNSKKGTIRLVIEPNLRAEFEMARGSREYNSLVSCLPKNFVGKSEKLRGVVKIMCAAAKKCMKENKMHMAPWRKHKYMQSKWFGTPERTGPGASSPAVVSDRQPKLRASMLTFDLHCTEVEVS from the exons ATGGGAATGGAGGCGGAGGACGGCCGGATGAGCTTGTCGGACACGGTGTTCAGCTTCTTGGAGGAAGGAGAAAGGGGAGCCGAGGCATCGTACGGGAGCAGTTGTGGTGGTTACGGTGATGATGGCTTTGACAGTGGCGACGAGGGGACAAGCGAAAGCTCCGCCAAGAATGAGGCCTTTTGGGAGTCGCAGAAGCAGCTTCTTCAG GAAGCTTTGTCTCGCACGAGCTCAACGGAGGCGAAGCTGCTACAGCGGACAAAGTATTTAGTGAACAAGATGCTGCAGGCCGATCCTGTTGATTGCACTTGCTCGAATCGCATGGCGAAGGAATGCCGGAATTGCGCACTGGCATGCATCGCACAACAGCTTCGCGAGCTTGGATACGACAGCGCGCTTTGCAAGTCCAAGTGGAGAAGGTCGGCGGACATCCCTTCAG GGCAACACAGCTACATCGATGTGGTGATGGAAGCAAGGAACAGCAAGAAAGGCACCATTAGGTTGGTGATCGAGCCAAACCTCCGGGCGGAGTTCGAAATGGCGAGAGGCAGCCGGGAGTACAACAGCCTCGTGAGTTGCCTGCCGAAGAACTTCGTGGGCAAGTCGGAGAAGCTGCGTGGCGTCGTCAAGATCATGTGCGCAGCAGCCAAGAAGTGCATGAAGGAGAACAAGATGCACATGGCGCCGTGGAGGAAGCACAAGTACATGCAATCCAAGTGGTTCGGCACGCCGGAGAGAACGGGGCCGGGCGCATCTTCTCCTGCCGTGGTCTCCGACAGGCAGCCCAAGCTCAGGGCTTCCATGTTGACCTTCGATTTGCACTGCACAGAGGTGGAAGTCTCGTGA
- the LOC103980236 gene encoding probable L-type lectin-domain containing receptor kinase VII.2, translating to MNPPTLAGNKFTVTGARRSAAFCAFELVAPLSALMSKESKRAKPTPPLLHLLLLVLTFHALPSAAVHLIFNGFESSDLSLYGNATLESFPSSSPSFQETRSRHRHYLSLTDESFSLGRALLPVPIRTKSSNSTVLPFAASFLFSIAPIIETLPGHGLAFLFAPAPGTLGAAPSEHLGLFNFSANGDPASRVLAVEFDVFRNGEFHDINDNHVGVDRNSLTSVSSAAAGYWPDDDGTGAAFVGLTLNDGSNYQAWVDYDCGRLNVTMAPAAVGRKPRRPLISIEMDLSDVFLDEMYVGFCAATGKLVERHHVLAWSFSNSNFSAGDDLVTSDLPNFVPLAAQSSANSRRRLIFSLSVAAMVLLMSVLAAAGVWMALIRRTRKIQGNEEEVSQQEIEEWELEYWPHRIGYQEIVGITEGFSKRNLIGRGGNGSVYKGFLGGALVAVKLFSRTNEEEAKQFVAEVCTLGRLKHRNLVSLRGWCRSRRPGGGDVMILVYDYMENGSLDQRMFGNAKPLDWKSRVRILRDVSAAVLYLHEGWGEAVLIHRDVKASNVMLDGSMTGRLGDFGLARAHPRGRALGTTRVMGSAGYLAPEVVRTGRVTAATDVYAFGVLALEVVSGRRAAEAGRPPLVAWVRQASAAGGEEAEAVVDGKARASKGYDAREAAMVVGLGLACTREDAAKRPTMRQVARMMDAEEHNAANGRDDSTSWLLDARLQAAAGTVAGAHPQPQHHLLPSEPDPCKARQTQRGTDS from the coding sequence ATGAATCCACCAACGCTTGCTGGCAATAAGTTCACAGTTACGGGAGCGCGACGCAGTGCTGCTTTCTGTGCCTTCGAGCTCGTTGCTCCGCTCTCAGCTCTCATGTCGAAGGAGAGCAAGCGAGCCAAACCAACACCCCCGCTGCTTCACCTTCTCCTCCTCGTTCTAACCTTCCACGCTCTTCCCTCCGCCGCCGTCCACCTCATCTTCAACGGATTCGAATCCTCGGACCTCAGTCTCTACGGCAACGCCACCCTTGAGtcctttccctcctcctccccttccttcCAGGAGACGCGCAGCCGCCACCGCCATTACCTCTCCCTAACCGACGAGTCTTTCTCCCTCGGCCGAGCCCTTCTCCCCGTCCCCATCCGAACCAAGTCCTCCAACTCCACCGTGCTGCCCTTCGCCGCCTCGTTCCTTTTCTCCATCGCTCCCATTATCGAAACCCTACCTGGTCATGGCCTCGCCTTCCTCTTCGCCCCCGCCCCGGGCACCCTCGGTGCCGCCCCCTCGGAGCACCTCGGCCTCTTCAATTTCTCCGCCAACGGTGACCCCGCCTCCCGCGTCCTCGCCGTCGAGTTCGACGTCTTCCGGAACGGGGAGTTCCACGACATCAACGACAACCACGTCGGGGTCGACCGCAACTCCCTCACCTCCGTCTCGTCAGCCGCTGCCGGATACTGGCCTGATGACGATGGCACCGGCGCTGCATTCGTTGGCCTCACCCTGAATGATGGGTCCAACTACCAGGCATGGGTGGATTACGACTGCGGCCGGCTTAACGTCACCATGGCTCCAGCTGCTGTCGGCCGGAAGCCGCGCCGTCCCCTTATCTCCATCGAGATGGACCTCTCCGACGTCTTCCTTGACGAGATGTACGTCGGCTTCTGCGCCGCCACGGGAAAGCTGGTGGAGCGTCACCACGTCCTCGCCTGGAGCTTCAGCAACTCCAACTTCTCCGCCGGTGACGACCTAGTTACCTCGGACCTCCCCAATTTCGTCCCACTGGCGGCCCAATCCAGTGCCAATTCGAGAAGACGCCTAATTTTCAGCCTTTCCGTGGCAGCGATGGTGCTTCTGATGTCCGTCTTAGCAGCGGCAGGGGTATGGATGGCGTTGATTCGCAGGACGAGGAAAATACAAGGAAACGAGGAAGAGGTAAGTCAACAGGAGATCGAGGAATGGGAATTGGAGTATTGGCCGCATCGGATCGGGTATCAAGAGATCGTCGGCATCACAGAGGGTTTCTCCAAGCGTAACCTGATCGGccgcggcggcaacggcagcgtCTACAAGGGGTTTCTCGGTGGCGCCCTGGTGGCCGTGAAGCTCTTCTCTCGGACCAACGAGGAGGAGGCGAAGCAATTCGTGGCGGAGGTTTGCACGCTCGGAAGGCTAAAGCATCGGAACCTGGTCAGCCTCCGCGGCTGGTGCAGATCCCGACGACCGGGAGGCGGCGACGTGATGATCCTGGTATACGACTACATGGAGAATGGGAGCCTGGACCAGCGGATGTTCGGGAACGCGAAACCGTTGGATTGGAAGTCGAGGGTGAGGATCCTCCGGGACGTGTCGGCGGCGGTGCTGTACCTGCACGAGGGGTGGGGCGAGGCCGTGTTGATCCACCGCGATGTCAAGGCGAGCAACGTGATGTTGGACGGGTCGATGACCGGGCGGCTGGGGGACTTCGGCCTGGCGCGGGCCCACCCGCGAGGGCGGGCGCTGGGGACCACGCGGGTAATGGGGTCAGCGGGGTACCTGGCGCCGGAGGTGGTGCGCACCGGGCGGGTGACGGCGGCAACAGACGTGTACGCATTCGGGGTGTTGGCGCTGGAAGTGGTgagtgggcggcgagcggcggaggCGGGGCGCCCTCCGCTAGTGGCGTGGGTACGGCAGGCCTCGGCGGCTGGCGGAGAAGAGGCGGAGGCGGTGGTGGACGGGAAGGCGAGGGCGTCGAAGGGGTACGACGcgagggaggcagcgatggtggtggggTTGGGCCTGGCATGCACGCGGGAGGACGCGGCGAAGCGCCCGACGATGAGGCAGGTGGCGCGTATGATGgacgccgaggagcacaacgcggcGAACGGCCGGGACGACTCGACCTCATGGTTGCTGGACGCCAGGCTGCAGGCGGCGGCAGGGACCGTCGCCGGGGCGCACCCGCAGCCGCAGCACCACCTCCTCCCGTCCGAACCCGACCCTTGCAAGGCACGCCAAACGCAACGTGGTACAGACTCCTAA
- the LOC103980235 gene encoding probable hexosyltransferase MUCI70 has translation MNGGSLGLRSGSYGSLQQQLQNGAALPTQSPPLPVRKTSKMSLSGSRDKEKILPRIFKFAGRRKVGMLLLLVASAAVLSFISAVTKDEDTSVSPESRMGFTDHVRNFVNPSRPSFNNFKPLFAPAKVTEGNSTSYANHESANTHNKTQLSIPILPPTPHPCESFTLPPPPADKKRTGPRPCPVCYVPVEQAVLLMPPSPSASPILKDLSYYSEDNLIANESNGGSIFGGHPSLLHRNESFNIKESMMVHCGFVKGKRPGQGTGFDINDTDLLEMGECHDVVIASAIFGNYDIMQQPKNISEYAKRNACFYMFVDEETEAYIKNSSGLVDTKRVGLWRVVVVRNLPYDDARRNGKVPKLLLQRLFPNARFSLWIDGKLELVVDPYQVLERFLWRKNYTFAISRHYRRFDVFEEAEANKAAGKYDNASIDSQIEFYKKEGLTPYSLSKLPITSDVPEGCVIIKEHIPITNLFTCLWFNEVDRFTSRDQISFSTVRDKIMSQVNWTINMFMDCERRNFVVQAYHKDLLEQRKELASLIQPPPPVVSNKSPRELIPAAPDRLARAPPSRKLPGKISMRRGRDKKSGSRRHHPRAGAGKDNNSI, from the exons ATGAATGGAGGGTCATTGGGTCTACGATCGGGGAGTTATGGATCGCTTCAGCAACAGCTGCAGAACGGTGCTGCTTTGCCGACTCAGTCGCCGCCCCTCCCAGTCCGCAAGACTTCGAAAATGTCACTTTCCGGATCAAGAGACAAGGAGAAGATCTTGCCGAGGATCTTCAAGTTTGCAGGGAGGAGGAAGGTCGGGATGTTGCTCTTGCTCGTCGCCTCAGCTGCAGTGCTGTCTTTCATTTCTGCCGTCACTAAAG ATGAAGACACATCGGTGAGCCCTGAATCTCGCATGGGTTTCACAGACCATGTCCGGAATTTTGTAAACCCTAGTAGACCATCATTTAATAATTTCAAGCCTCTCTTTGCACCTGCAAAAGTAACTGAGGGCAACAGCACTTCCTATGCAAACCATGAGTCTGCAAATACTCATAATAAAACACAGCTCTCTATTCCCATTCTTCCTCCAACACCACATCCTTGTGAAAGTTTcactcttcctcctccaccagcTGATAAGAAGCGCACTGGTCCACGTC CATGTCCAGTTTGTTATGTCCCTGTAGAGCAGGCTGTGCTACTCATGCCACCTTCACCATCAGCATCGCCCATTCTTAAGGATTTAAGCTACTACTCAGAAGATAACTTGATTGCCAATGAGTCAAATGGAGGCTCTATCTTTGGGGGACATCCATCTCTGCTACATAGGAATGAATCATTCAATATCAAAGAATCAATGATGGTGCACTGTGG ATTCGTCAAAGGAAAGAGACCTGGTCAAGGGActggatttgacataaatgacacTGATCTTCTTGAGATGGGGGAATGCCATGATGTGGTCATTGCCTCTGCTATTTTTG GAAATTATGATATAATGCAACAACCAAAGAATATTAGTGAATATGCAAAGAGGAATGCCTGCTTTTATATGTTTGTTGATGAAGAAACTGAAGCATACATAAAGAATTCTAGTGGCCTAGTTGATACCAAAAGAGTTGGTCTATGGAGAGTGGTGGTAGTTCGAAACCTTCCTTATGATGACGCAAGGCGCAATGGGAAG GTTCCAAAACTTCTGCTCCAAAGGCTTTTCCCAAATGCCCGGTTTTCTCTTTGGATTGATGGAAAACTTGAGTTGGTCGTGGATCCTTATCAAGTTCTTGAGAG ATTCTTGTGGCGGAAGAACTACACTTTTGCAATCTCCAGGCATTACAGGCGCTTTGATGTTTTTGAGGAAGCAGAGGCTAACAAAGCTGCTGGAAAATACGACAATGCATCCATAGATAGTCAAATTGAGTTTTATAAGAAAGAGGGTCTCACGCCTTATTCTTTGTCCAAGCTTCCAATTACAAGTG ATGTCCCTGAGGGATGTGTGATCATCAAAGAGCACATCCCTATAACCAATCTGTTCACGTGCCTGTGGTTCAATGAAGTTGATCGTTTTACCTCTAGGGATCAGATCAGCTTCAGCACTGTAAGAGATAAGATAATGTCTCAAGTGAATTGGACAATCAACATGTTTATGGACTGTGAAAGACGCAATTTTGTTGTTCAG GCATACCACAAAGACTTGTTGGAACAACGGAAAGAACTTGCCTCCTTGATCCAGCCACCACCTCCTGTGGTGTCTAATAAATCACCTCGAGAATTAATTCCAGCGGCTCCAGACAGGCTTGCAAGAGCTCCACCGTCGAGGAAGCTGCCTGGGAAGATATCCATGAGGCGTGGGAGGGACAAAAAATCAGGTTCGAGGCGTCATCACCCTCGTGCTGGCGCTGGAAAAGATAACAATTCGATCTGA
- the LOC135672283 gene encoding GATA transcription factor 12-like isoform X1, with protein MEVPENCHGGFCGAGNPQCAPERKASGGGAGGDQFVVEDLLDFSNEEEEEEAEALAGSSTDSSTVTAVDSCSNSSSGPEPHPSSDIVCRSFADASLSGDLCEPQYEELAELEWLSNFVEESFSSEDLHKLHLISGANSTASSTTAAAASGRADQVAPLRAEAPVTGKARSKRSRGAPCSWSSRLLVLSSSPESELIVPPGAAAGKKAARKKDPPAAAADGRKCLHCQTDKTPQWRTGPMGPKTLCNACGVRYKSGRLVPEYRPAASPTFVVSKHSNSHRKVLELRRQKELQQPQKQLLQAASSGALYDAPTPVAAANFLIDGPDTRHLI; from the exons ATGGAGGTACCGGAGAACTGCCACGGCGGGTTCTGCGGTGCCGGGAACCCACAGTGCGCGCCGGAGAGGAAGGCCAGCGGGGGAGGAGCAGGAGGGGACCAGTTCGTCGTCGAGGACCTGCTCGACTTCtccaacgaggaggaggaggaggaggcggaggcacTCGCCGGCAGCTCAACGGACTCCTCCACCGTCACCGCCGTGGACAGCTGCAGCAACTCCTCCTCGGGCCCTGAGCCGCATCCCTCCAGCGACATCGTCTGCCGGAGCTTCGCCGATGCCAGCCTCTCCGGCGACCTCTGCGAACCG CAGTACGAAGAGCTTGCGGAGCTCGAGTGGCTGTCCAATTTTGTTGAGGAATCCTTCTCCAGCGAAGACCTCCACAAGCTTCACCTCATCTCCGGCGCCAATTCCACCGCCTCCTCCACTACGGCCGCCGCTGCATCAGGCCGCGCCGACCAGGTGGCCCCCTTGCGCGCCGAGGCACCCGTCACCGGCAAGGCGCGGAGCAAGCGCTCCCGCGGCGCGCCCTGCAGCTGGTCCTCCCGACTGCTCGTGCTCTCCTCGTCCCCGGAGTCGGAGCTCATCGTGCCACCCGGCGCCGCCGCAGGCAAGAAGGCCGCGAGGAAGAAGGACCCACCCGCCGCCGCGGCAGACGGGCGGAAGTGCCTCCACTGTCAGACCGACAAGACGCCGCAGTGGCGGACGGGGCCGATGGGCCCCAAGACACTGTGCAACGCCTGCGGCGTCCGCTACAAGTCCGGCCGTCTCGTGCCGGAGTACCGCCCCGCGGCCAGCCCCACCTTCGTGGTCTCCAAGCACTCCAACTCCCACCGCAAAGTCCTCGAGCTCCGCCGCCAGAAGGAGCTCCAGCAACCGCAGAAGCAGCTCCTCCAGGCCGCCAGCAGCGGCGCTCTCTACGACGCACCGACGCCGGTGGCCGCCGCTAACTTCTTGATCGACGGCCCCGATACCCGACATCTCATCTGA
- the LOC135672283 gene encoding GATA transcription factor 12-like isoform X2 — translation MEVPENCHGGFCGAGNPQCAPERKASGGGAGGDQFVVEDLLDFSNEEEEEEAEALAGSSTDSSTVTAVDSCSNSSSGPEPHPSSDIVCRSFADASLSGDLCEPYEELAELEWLSNFVEESFSSEDLHKLHLISGANSTASSTTAAAASGRADQVAPLRAEAPVTGKARSKRSRGAPCSWSSRLLVLSSSPESELIVPPGAAAGKKAARKKDPPAAAADGRKCLHCQTDKTPQWRTGPMGPKTLCNACGVRYKSGRLVPEYRPAASPTFVVSKHSNSHRKVLELRRQKELQQPQKQLLQAASSGALYDAPTPVAAANFLIDGPDTRHLI, via the exons ATGGAGGTACCGGAGAACTGCCACGGCGGGTTCTGCGGTGCCGGGAACCCACAGTGCGCGCCGGAGAGGAAGGCCAGCGGGGGAGGAGCAGGAGGGGACCAGTTCGTCGTCGAGGACCTGCTCGACTTCtccaacgaggaggaggaggaggaggcggaggcacTCGCCGGCAGCTCAACGGACTCCTCCACCGTCACCGCCGTGGACAGCTGCAGCAACTCCTCCTCGGGCCCTGAGCCGCATCCCTCCAGCGACATCGTCTGCCGGAGCTTCGCCGATGCCAGCCTCTCCGGCGACCTCTGCGAACCG TACGAAGAGCTTGCGGAGCTCGAGTGGCTGTCCAATTTTGTTGAGGAATCCTTCTCCAGCGAAGACCTCCACAAGCTTCACCTCATCTCCGGCGCCAATTCCACCGCCTCCTCCACTACGGCCGCCGCTGCATCAGGCCGCGCCGACCAGGTGGCCCCCTTGCGCGCCGAGGCACCCGTCACCGGCAAGGCGCGGAGCAAGCGCTCCCGCGGCGCGCCCTGCAGCTGGTCCTCCCGACTGCTCGTGCTCTCCTCGTCCCCGGAGTCGGAGCTCATCGTGCCACCCGGCGCCGCCGCAGGCAAGAAGGCCGCGAGGAAGAAGGACCCACCCGCCGCCGCGGCAGACGGGCGGAAGTGCCTCCACTGTCAGACCGACAAGACGCCGCAGTGGCGGACGGGGCCGATGGGCCCCAAGACACTGTGCAACGCCTGCGGCGTCCGCTACAAGTCCGGCCGTCTCGTGCCGGAGTACCGCCCCGCGGCCAGCCCCACCTTCGTGGTCTCCAAGCACTCCAACTCCCACCGCAAAGTCCTCGAGCTCCGCCGCCAGAAGGAGCTCCAGCAACCGCAGAAGCAGCTCCTCCAGGCCGCCAGCAGCGGCGCTCTCTACGACGCACCGACGCCGGTGGCCGCCGCTAACTTCTTGATCGACGGCCCCGATACCCGACATCTCATCTGA
- the LOC103980233 gene encoding glucan endo-1,3-beta-glucosidase 13: MERDLPVVPSLLLLLLLLLHFAVDCNGSKVGVCYGRNADDLPTPDNVAQLVQLHSIKYVRIYDSNIQVIKAFANTGVELMVGVPNSDLLPFSQYQSNVDTWLKNSILPYYPATMITYITVGAEVTETRDNVSALVVPAMVNVLAALKKAGLHKRIKVSSTHSLGILSRSFPPSAGAFDSKYAYFLKPMLEFLVENQSPFMVDLYPYYAYRDSPSNVSLDYALFSPSASDVIDPNTGLVYTNMFDAQLDSIFFALMALNFRTLKIMVTESGWPNKGAAKETAATPDDAQTYNTNLIRHVINDAGTPAKPGEEIDVYIFSLFNENRKPGLESERNWGLFYPDQTSVYSLDWTGRGNVDIVTGANITSSNGTWCVASSNASDADLQNALNWACGSGNVDCSAIQPSQPCYQPDTLASHASYAFNGYYQQNGATDVACNFGGTGLKTTKDPSYDACVYTTSSKMGTGNSTSAASTSNAEHTATWLTEGLPFMLSLWLIAILGIAL, from the exons ATGGAGAGAGACCTGCCGGTGGTTCcttcgctcctcctcctcctcctcctcctcttgcacTTCGCTG TTGATTGCAATGGAAGCAAGGTTGGTGTCTGCTATGGCCGCAACGCCGACGACCTCCCGACCCCCGACAACGTCGCCCAGCTGGTTCAGCTGCATTCCATCAAATACGTCAGAATCTACGATTCCAACATCCAGGTGATTAAGGCCTTCGCCAACACTGGCGTGGAGCTCATGGTCGGGGTGCCCAACTCAGACCTGCTCCCCTTCTCGCAGTACCAATCCAATGTCGATACTTGGCTCAAGAACAGCATCCTCCCCTACTACCCGGCCACAATGATCACCTACATTACTGTGGGTGCTGAGGTCACTGAAACCCGTGATAATGTCTCGGCCCTTGTCGTTCCTGCCATGGTTAATGTCCTTGCAGCTCTGAAGAAGGCTGGATTGCACAAGAGGATCAAAGTCTCTAGCACTCATTCGCTTGGAATCTTATCCAGATCATTTCCACCGTCCGCGGGGGCTTTTGACAGCAAATATGCCTACTTTTTAAAGCCCATGTTGGAATTCCTTGTGGAGAACCAATCCCCATTCATGGTGGATCTTTATCCCTATTATGCTTATAGAGACTCTCCTAGCAATGTCTCTTTGGACTATGCACTATTTTCACCATCTGCCTCAGATGTAATTGATCCAAATACTGGTTTAGTCTACACAAACATGTTCGACGCCCAGCTGGATTCTATATTTTTCGCTCTAATGGCACTGAATTTCAGAACACTGAAGATTATGGTCACCGAATCAGGATGGCCTAACAAGGGTGCTGCTAAGGAAACTGCTGCAACTCCTGATGATGCTCAGACTTACAACACCAATCTGATTCGTCATGTCATCAATGATGCGGGGACTCCAGCAAAGCCTGGGGAGGAAATTGATGTCTACATCTTTTCATTGTTCAACGAGAATAGGAAGCCTGGGCTGGAATCGGAGAGGAACTGGGGGCTGTTCTATCCTGATCAGACTAGTGTGTATAGTCTTGATTGGACTGGTAGAGGAAATGTCGACATCGTCACTGGTGCTAACATAACAAGTTCTAATGGCACTTGGTGTGTGGCTTCAAGCAATGCTTCAGATGCTGATTTGCAAAATGCATTGAATTGGGCTTGTGGTTCAGGCAATGTTGATTGTTCAGCTATTCAGCCTAGTCAGCCTTGTTATCAACCGGACACATTGGCTTCTCATGCATCCTATGCTTTCAATGGCTATTATCAACAAAATGGTGCTACTGATGTTGCATGTAACTTTGGAGGTACAGGGTTAAAAACTACCAAAGACCCAA GCTACGATGCCTGTGTTTACACGACCTCCAG TAAAATGGGCACCGGAAATTCTACTTCTGCGGCTTCGACATCAAATGCAGAGCATACCGCCACATGGTTAACAGAAGGCCTGCCTTTTATGTTGTCTCTTTGGCTCATTGCCATTTTAGGCATTGCCTTGTAG